In the genome of Verrucomicrobiota bacterium, one region contains:
- a CDS encoding cytochrome c, producing the protein MNDQPDMGSGKDELPPALKHEPRSEKSPLSDPEMQDVHAQLMREKEEPREGFPPVPIALLFLFSIVIFVCGIYMGKNSAGFRWDVYDPNFDPAMLGQVQEAPAFDPIARGERVFSQQCAQCHQGTGMGVPGVYPPLVGARWVVENRVKPTAILINGLVGEIEVMGNVYNGNMPAFAGILSDRDIGAVLTYIRQAWGNDAGPISEEQVAEARALYGSRASPWGATELLDLPELETILAIPEVEEVGEAVEAEEEDSGDAGTVEAAPEEEVIPGAAI; encoded by the coding sequence ATGAACGACCAGCCTGACATGGGCAGCGGTAAGGACGAACTTCCCCCCGCCCTGAAACACGAGCCCCGCTCGGAAAAGTCCCCACTCTCGGATCCGGAGATGCAGGACGTGCATGCTCAGTTGATGAGGGAGAAAGAGGAACCGCGGGAAGGGTTTCCTCCCGTCCCCATCGCTCTGCTGTTTCTTTTCTCGATCGTGATTTTTGTCTGCGGAATTTACATGGGTAAAAACTCAGCTGGGTTCCGCTGGGATGTCTACGACCCCAATTTTGATCCGGCGATGCTTGGCCAGGTGCAGGAAGCGCCGGCATTCGATCCGATTGCGAGAGGTGAACGAGTCTTTTCGCAGCAGTGTGCGCAGTGTCACCAAGGAACAGGGATGGGAGTTCCCGGAGTCTATCCTCCTCTCGTCGGTGCCCGTTGGGTAGTTGAAAACAGGGTAAAACCGACGGCGATTTTGATCAATGGACTCGTCGGCGAAATCGAAGTCATGGGGAACGTCTACAACGGCAATATGCCAGCGTTCGCAGGCATCTTGAGTGACCGCGATATTGGTGCGGTCCTTACCTACATCCGACAGGCTTGGGGGAATGATGCGGGACCGATCTCCGAGGAGCAGGTTGCCGAAGCCAGAGCTTTGTATGGCAGTCGGGCATCTCCGTGGGGAGCTACCGAGCTGTTGGATCTTCCTGAGCTGGAAACCATTTTGGCCATTCCCGAAGTGGAGGAGGTGGGTGAAGCGGTAGAGGCTGAGGAAGAAGACAGTGGTGATGCCGGCACCGTTGAAGCCGCACCGGAAGAAGAGGTAATTCCGGGCGCAGCGATCTGA
- a CDS encoding PEP-CTERM sorting domain-containing protein (PEP-CTERM proteins occur, often in large numbers, in the proteomes of bacteria that also encode an exosortase, a predicted intramembrane cysteine proteinase. The presence of a PEP-CTERM domain at a protein's C-terminus predicts cleavage within the sorting domain, followed by covalent anchoring to some some component of the (usually Gram-negative) cell surface. Many PEP-CTERM proteins exhibit an unusual sequence composition that includes large numbers of potential glycosylation sites. Expression of one such protein has been shown restore the ability of a bacterium to form floc, a type of biofilm.), whose product MKKKLVTLALGAGLVGAVNGQVLITGVVDGTQTGGNPKAIEIVATEAIANLSIYYLIRDTNGAGPFDTFEQLPSIALSTGDFYYIYGNGDSETIMTGFGFPASSSDGAETNGVANVNGDDIIGLGTPNGTFTDGSTISQYDLIDSFGQEGQGDTNFYADSYAYRPNDSAANPSGVFDAGNFTITAYSDSGLQATFGTYVVPEPSMYGAIVGILALSFAATRRRRRG is encoded by the coding sequence ATGAAGAAAAAATTAGTCACGCTGGCCCTTGGGGCTGGACTAGTCGGAGCTGTTAACGGCCAAGTGCTAATCACCGGCGTAGTCGACGGCACACAAACTGGGGGTAACCCAAAAGCAATCGAAATTGTTGCCACCGAGGCAATTGCCAACTTATCGATCTACTATCTCATCCGCGACACCAATGGAGCGGGTCCATTCGACACGTTCGAGCAGCTTCCCTCAATCGCGTTGAGCACTGGCGACTTCTACTACATCTACGGTAACGGAGATTCCGAGACGATCATGACGGGTTTTGGTTTTCCGGCATCTTCGTCTGATGGTGCGGAAACAAACGGTGTCGCCAATGTCAATGGCGATGACATAATCGGCCTTGGAACACCAAACGGAACGTTCACCGACGGCTCGACAATTAGCCAGTATGACCTCATCGACTCATTTGGCCAAGAAGGTCAGGGAGATACAAACTTTTACGCAGATAGCTACGCCTACCGACCAAACGATTCCGCAGCGAACCCATCTGGAGTGTTTGACGCTGGAAACTTCACGATTACCGCCTATTCTGATTCAGGTTTGCAAGCGACATTCGGAACCTACGTCGTTCCAGAGCCCAGCATGTATGGCGCGATCGTCGGTATCCTCGCTCTCAGCTTCGCAGCGACTCGCCGTCGCCGTCGAGGCTAA
- a CDS encoding heme-copper oxidase subunit III yields MSHAADASHPADHIPTGLDNKKLMMWLFLASDCMFFGTLITTHLVYRKIYENVGVDPITVFDIELTTASSFILLMSSLLMALAVSAIHKGDVKSFRWNLVGVIIFGTLFLGGQVYEFNHFVHLGLTLSTGTFGSTFYVMTGTHGVHVALGILWLISWLVYSFSPKFNAHENAVDVETAGLYWHFVDIVWIVIFTAVYLIEYV; encoded by the coding sequence ATGAGCCACGCTGCAGACGCTTCCCATCCGGCTGACCACATCCCGACCGGGCTAGACAACAAGAAGCTCATGATGTGGTTGTTCCTCGCGTCCGACTGCATGTTTTTCGGCACTTTGATCACGACTCACCTCGTCTATCGAAAAATCTATGAAAACGTAGGCGTGGATCCAATTACGGTATTCGACATTGAGCTAACCACTGCCAGTAGCTTCATCCTCCTGATGAGTTCTCTCCTGATGGCTCTAGCTGTGTCGGCCATTCACAAAGGGGACGTGAAGTCATTTCGGTGGAATCTCGTCGGAGTCATCATTTTTGGGACTCTGTTCCTCGGCGGGCAGGTTTACGAGTTCAACCACTTTGTCCACCTTGGCCTCACTCTCTCAACAGGGACATTTGGTTCGACCTTCTATGTCATGACCGGCACACACGGGGTTCACGTCGCTCTCGGGATTCTGTGGCTCATCTCATGGTTGGTTTACTCATTCTCTCCCAAGTTCAACGCGCACGAGAACGCAGTCGATGTTGAGACCGCAGGGCTTTACTGGCACTTCGTCGACATTGTTTGGATCGTCATCTTCACCGCGGTGTATCTGATCGAGTATGTGTAG
- a CDS encoding cytochrome C oxidase subunit IV family protein, producing the protein MSHATVADPSVDKEFLIAEQKKYFTFMNLAFLMTALTGIELVIIFLPFPGSWLIFGSLIFLSLVKFVGVIFWFMHLIYDGKLLTIIFLFGMALASGTAAALLLLFDDKHIDKDLPFYQEAELMESDGAGH; encoded by the coding sequence ATGTCACACGCCACGGTAGCCGATCCCTCAGTCGATAAAGAATTTCTCATCGCTGAGCAGAAAAAGTATTTCACTTTCATGAATCTGGCCTTCCTGATGACGGCTTTGACGGGCATCGAGCTGGTGATCATTTTCCTCCCCTTTCCCGGCTCGTGGTTGATTTTTGGTTCTCTGATTTTTTTGTCCCTCGTAAAGTTTGTCGGCGTGATTTTTTGGTTCATGCACCTCATTTACGACGGGAAATTGCTGACCATAATTTTTCTCTTCGGCATGGCACTCGCATCCGGAACCGCCGCCGCCCTTCTGCTCCTTTTCGACGACAAGCACATCGACAAAGATCTACCGTTCTACCAGGAAGCTGAACTTATGGAAAGCGATGGTGCCGGGCATTGA
- a CDS encoding PEP-CTERM sorting domain-containing protein (PEP-CTERM proteins occur, often in large numbers, in the proteomes of bacteria that also encode an exosortase, a predicted intramembrane cysteine proteinase. The presence of a PEP-CTERM domain at a protein's C-terminus predicts cleavage within the sorting domain, followed by covalent anchoring to some some component of the (usually Gram-negative) cell surface. Many PEP-CTERM proteins exhibit an unusual sequence composition that includes large numbers of potential glycosylation sites. Expression of one such protein has been shown restore the ability of a bacterium to form floc, a type of biofilm.): MTENTGRIMKANLTVAALLTASVTNAQIFSEFEPNPAGGDPANQNVELFGTALAAFDLWILSIENDGFDGSVDRASNVTGSFDANGIAVVSIPDLENPSNTLVLTDSFTGSTSTDIDPLDDGVLDLSTIGTVLDAVGVSDEVGDDGVLYGSILGGFDILFNGQFEPLNVFRLGSTGAWYNSVTLNFGQPDERIGLFGPNNPTTEILNAPSDTLATTFGSINPTVVPEPSMYGALIGLLALGFTVSRRRGR; the protein is encoded by the coding sequence ATGACTGAGAACACAGGAAGAATCATGAAAGCCAACCTAACCGTAGCTGCTTTACTCACAGCAAGTGTCACCAATGCCCAAATTTTTAGTGAGTTTGAGCCAAACCCTGCAGGCGGCGACCCAGCTAATCAAAACGTCGAACTATTTGGAACGGCACTGGCTGCCTTTGATTTGTGGATTCTTTCAATCGAAAACGACGGTTTTGACGGCTCTGTTGATAGAGCAAGCAACGTCACCGGTAGTTTTGACGCAAACGGCATCGCGGTCGTCTCAATTCCGGATTTGGAAAACCCATCAAACACACTTGTCCTCACCGATAGCTTTACCGGTAGTACATCCACTGACATTGACCCCTTAGACGACGGGGTGCTTGATCTGTCCACAATTGGAACCGTTCTCGACGCAGTTGGTGTATCAGACGAGGTGGGTGATGATGGAGTTCTCTACGGATCGATTCTCGGCGGCTTTGACATACTCTTCAATGGCCAGTTTGAGCCACTGAACGTATTTCGTCTCGGGAGCACCGGTGCCTGGTACAACTCTGTAACCTTGAACTTCGGCCAACCTGATGAGCGAATCGGACTTTTTGGGCCAAACAACCCAACCACCGAAATATTGAATGCACCCTCTGACACCCTCGCCACCACCTTTGGTTCTATAAACCCAACAGTCGTTCCTGAGCCGAGTATGTATGGTGCCCTAATTGGGCTACTGGCGCTTGGGTTTACGGTTTCACGACGACGGGGCCGATAA
- the coxB gene encoding cytochrome c oxidase subunit II gives MLGNFLRRFTPLLTVLFLAGCNFNARQSFMDPKGVIAEKQYHLFMLTVGVTAGIFVVVGGVLLWTVWRYREKKGQKDELPSQSHGNPLIEIGLIGVSVALLVVIAVPTLREIWYTHSMPDDPASNLGQWFDGETAEDTDEEPLIVYARGWQWWFSFEYPQLGITTGNEFAIPAGKTVRIELRGEDVIHSFWLPKIAGKVDMIPGRNNYMWIRSDEPGYYYGQCAEYCGEAHAYMQFRTEVLPEEEFEKWVEERRSYPAPPAGEDWNQFIGMMARTPEELPSDDLIKGAGLFFGKGTCVQCHAIDGTIAAGKLGPNLTHVADNRSIAAGWMEHENPDGSINKEQQLENFYNWIRESEKIKPGNLMYYGSRGMNNGLNNVELSDEEVRQIAVFMQALQ, from the coding sequence ATGTTAGGCAATTTCCTTCGGCGATTCACGCCGCTTCTCACAGTTCTCTTCCTTGCAGGTTGCAATTTCAATGCCCGGCAATCGTTCATGGACCCCAAGGGCGTTATTGCAGAAAAGCAATACCACCTGTTCATGCTCACGGTTGGGGTGACCGCCGGAATCTTCGTCGTTGTCGGAGGAGTGCTCTTGTGGACAGTTTGGCGCTATCGCGAGAAGAAAGGACAAAAGGATGAGCTGCCCTCCCAGTCCCACGGAAATCCTCTCATCGAAATTGGGCTGATCGGCGTCTCGGTAGCACTCCTCGTGGTTATCGCGGTCCCCACTCTAAGAGAGATCTGGTATACCCACAGCATGCCTGACGACCCCGCCAGTAATCTCGGGCAGTGGTTTGATGGAGAAACCGCGGAAGATACCGACGAGGAACCGTTGATCGTATACGCTCGCGGTTGGCAGTGGTGGTTCTCCTTCGAATACCCACAGCTGGGGATCACAACCGGAAATGAATTTGCGATCCCTGCGGGAAAGACAGTCCGCATAGAATTGCGAGGTGAAGACGTGATCCACTCTTTCTGGCTTCCGAAAATCGCTGGAAAAGTCGATATGATCCCCGGGCGAAACAATTACATGTGGATTCGTTCAGATGAACCCGGTTATTACTATGGGCAGTGCGCCGAGTATTGCGGAGAGGCCCATGCTTACATGCAGTTCCGGACCGAGGTTCTACCCGAAGAGGAATTTGAAAAATGGGTGGAAGAACGCCGCTCCTATCCAGCACCACCAGCTGGGGAGGATTGGAACCAATTCATCGGGATGATGGCAAGGACTCCGGAAGAGCTCCCTAGTGACGATCTAATCAAGGGCGCAGGCCTCTTTTTCGGCAAGGGCACCTGCGTGCAATGCCACGCAATCGACGGGACCATTGCCGCAGGAAAGCTGGGGCCAAACCTGACCCACGTTGCCGACAACCGTTCCATCGCCGCTGGATGGATGGAACACGAGAACCCCGATGGGTCGATCAACAAAGAGCAGCAACTCGAGAACTTCTACAACTGGATCCGGGAATCCGAGAAGATTAAGCCCGGTAATCTCATGTATTATGGAAGCCGAGGAATGAACAACGGTCTAAACAACGTCGAACTCAGTGATGAGGAGGTTCGACAGATCGCCGTGTTCATGCAGGCGCTCCAATAG
- a CDS encoding thioredoxin-like domain-containing protein, with product MKRALRSARSALSVATLLLGAAFSFGAESENESIREWTNLRGNTIEAEMIGFRSDSGWEYVTVRRVDGRVFEIALQDLVPSDQAYARSRQDRFSADGSASESGDSPIQLTRFEESAREHLVEFNGRRLDDWESNIQPEYYAIYYSAGWCGPCLQFTPNLVDFYDRYHDRYENFEVIFVSSDRSEDEMEAYMEKADMPWPALEFSKKSRVRELTRYSERGIPNLVVVDRDGEVLSTSYVNGSYVGPSKVLRDLEDLVKKES from the coding sequence ATGAAAAGGGCACTGCGGTCAGCACGATCCGCGTTATCGGTTGCAACGTTGCTTCTCGGAGCAGCCTTTTCTTTCGGCGCAGAAAGCGAGAACGAGAGCATCAGGGAATGGACGAATTTGAGAGGCAATACGATCGAGGCGGAAATGATCGGCTTTCGCTCTGACAGTGGCTGGGAATACGTTACGGTCCGACGAGTTGATGGGAGGGTCTTCGAAATCGCCTTACAGGATTTGGTTCCTTCTGATCAGGCTTATGCCCGCTCCCGGCAAGATCGATTTTCTGCCGATGGATCTGCTTCAGAATCGGGTGACTCCCCAATCCAGCTCACCCGATTCGAGGAGTCTGCCCGTGAACACCTCGTTGAGTTCAACGGGCGACGACTGGACGACTGGGAATCCAACATACAGCCGGAATACTACGCCATTTATTACTCTGCCGGATGGTGCGGGCCGTGCCTTCAGTTCACTCCTAACCTGGTCGATTTCTACGATCGCTACCACGACCGATACGAAAATTTTGAGGTCATTTTTGTCAGCAGCGATCGCTCTGAAGATGAAATGGAGGCTTACATGGAGAAGGCGGATATGCCCTGGCCTGCCTTGGAGTTTTCGAAGAAGAGCCGAGTAAGGGAGCTCACCCGGTATTCCGAGAGGGGAATCCCCAATCTGGTCGTGGTCGATCGGGACGGCGAGGTCCTTTCGACCAGTTACGTGAATGGCAGCTATGTCGGTCCCTCGAAAGTCCTCCGCGATTTGGAGGATTTGGTCAAAAAAGAAAGCTAG
- a CDS encoding prepilin peptidase yields the protein MEAAAQVLESLPWLGWVFAFVLGSIVGSFLNVCIYRIPEGKSVIFPGSKCACGKSISWYDNIPILSWFILRGNARCCDLRFSIRYPFVEFLTGCLFLASWLIAPIPVALCWWVFFALLVPAVFIDLDHFIIPDRFSVGGMFVGVFLSALVPELHDFANPGGVATFSGLSTAVIGALVGSAVLYWFGAIAEIIFRKEALGQGDVKLAGCFGAFCGWEGAVFSLFGGAVIGTVVLLPILLWKRVSGDGEKSIEPPKNDGREGESEEESETLGFGTAVPFGPMLCLAVTLYVFWLREPVRNWIADVGDLLRVLL from the coding sequence GTGGAAGCCGCTGCACAGGTTTTGGAGTCTTTGCCCTGGTTGGGGTGGGTTTTCGCTTTTGTCCTAGGTTCAATCGTCGGGAGCTTCCTCAATGTCTGTATCTACCGGATTCCCGAAGGTAAATCAGTCATATTTCCCGGCTCGAAATGTGCCTGCGGAAAATCAATCTCTTGGTATGACAATATTCCTATTCTGAGCTGGTTCATCCTCCGGGGAAATGCCCGCTGCTGCGACCTCCGTTTTTCTATCCGCTACCCCTTTGTCGAGTTTCTAACCGGCTGCCTTTTCCTAGCTTCTTGGCTAATTGCACCAATCCCTGTAGCACTCTGCTGGTGGGTGTTCTTCGCACTCCTCGTGCCTGCAGTCTTCATCGATCTCGATCATTTCATCATTCCGGATCGTTTTTCGGTTGGTGGAATGTTTGTCGGAGTCTTTTTGTCGGCTTTAGTCCCTGAGCTCCACGATTTTGCCAATCCCGGAGGTGTTGCCACGTTCTCCGGGTTGAGCACTGCGGTTATCGGCGCACTCGTTGGATCTGCCGTCCTGTATTGGTTCGGAGCCATTGCGGAGATTATCTTTCGAAAAGAGGCACTCGGCCAGGGCGACGTAAAATTGGCGGGCTGTTTCGGCGCTTTTTGTGGTTGGGAGGGTGCGGTATTCTCCCTTTTTGGCGGTGCGGTGATAGGAACCGTTGTTCTTCTCCCCATTCTCCTCTGGAAGCGGGTCAGTGGAGATGGGGAAAAATCAATCGAACCCCCCAAGAACGATGGTCGGGAAGGGGAGTCGGAAGAAGAAAGTGAAACTCTTGGCTTCGGAACGGCAGTTCCATTTGGACCCATGCTCTGCCTCGCGGTAACGCTTTACGTATTCTGGCTTAGAGAGCCAGTGCGAAACTGGATTGCCGATGTCGGCGATCTGCTACGAGTTCTTTTGTAG
- the ctaD gene encoding cytochrome c oxidase subunit I has product MSLTTTTTTAPSPTPPHTSEEGPSRSNIGLVRPDFSTGLKDLLTTVDHKKIGAMYAIFALAFLIIGGVEALFIRAQLAVAENNLVSAETYNQLFTMHGTTMVFLAVMPLSSAFFNFLVPLQIGARDVAFPRLNAFSLWTFVAGAIVVNISWLFQAAQALGWFTTENGMTDIVPAGGWFGYAPLTSDEYTGIGTDFWIFGLQVLGIASIAASLNFIVTIINFRAPGMKMMRLPVFVWMTLITSILVIFAFPPITVALGELMFDRYFGTNFFRVDQGGQPILWQHLFWVFGHPEVYILILPAMGIISEILPVSSKKPLFGYSLIVFSGAVIGFLGFAVWSHHMFTTGLGKVATAAFSLLTMAIAVPTGVKIFNWIGTLWGGRIKFTVPMVLSLGFIWMFMMGGFSGIMHSSAPSDAQQQDSYFVVAHFHYVLIGGSILSLMAGVYFWMPKMTGKMWYGKLGYWVAGIVIVGLNLTFFPMHFLGMIGMPRRTHTYLEGTGWEPMNLVCTIGAFILAIGIFFFLYDIFRTLRKGPPAGDDPWDGRTLEWTISSPPPAYNFARTPIVHSRDALWAHKHGKESVKLGSVEPSPGGIHMPSNSWFPLVASVGFLILGVSMALKQAGVPYCGYIAISGLLITFVGIYLWALEGPGGYHLHPEEKA; this is encoded by the coding sequence ATGTCCCTCACCACTACAACGACAACCGCTCCGAGCCCTACTCCTCCTCATACGAGTGAAGAGGGACCATCGCGGAGCAACATCGGGCTGGTTCGGCCCGATTTCTCTACTGGTCTCAAGGATCTATTGACGACAGTCGATCACAAGAAAATCGGAGCGATGTATGCGATTTTCGCTCTGGCTTTTCTCATTATCGGTGGTGTCGAGGCCTTATTCATCCGCGCCCAACTAGCAGTGGCTGAGAACAATCTGGTCTCTGCCGAGACTTACAACCAGCTCTTTACCATGCACGGAACGACCATGGTCTTCCTTGCGGTCATGCCACTGAGTTCCGCCTTCTTCAATTTTCTCGTCCCCTTGCAGATCGGCGCTCGGGATGTCGCCTTCCCTAGACTCAACGCCTTTAGCCTTTGGACCTTTGTCGCAGGGGCTATCGTAGTGAACATTAGCTGGTTGTTCCAGGCAGCCCAGGCTCTGGGATGGTTTACCACTGAGAACGGTATGACTGACATTGTCCCAGCGGGGGGATGGTTTGGATATGCACCGCTGACCAGTGATGAGTATACTGGCATCGGAACTGATTTTTGGATCTTCGGCCTTCAGGTTCTTGGCATTGCCTCGATTGCAGCCTCGTTGAATTTTATCGTTACGATCATCAACTTCCGGGCACCGGGAATGAAGATGATGCGACTCCCGGTTTTCGTTTGGATGACTCTGATCACGTCGATTCTGGTGATCTTTGCGTTCCCCCCGATCACAGTCGCTCTCGGGGAGCTCATGTTTGATCGCTATTTTGGAACGAACTTTTTCCGTGTTGATCAGGGGGGACAACCCATCCTTTGGCAGCATCTTTTCTGGGTCTTTGGTCACCCGGAGGTTTACATCCTCATCCTCCCTGCGATGGGTATCATCTCTGAGATCCTCCCAGTCTCCTCCAAGAAACCGTTGTTCGGCTATTCCCTCATCGTCTTTTCCGGAGCCGTGATCGGCTTTCTAGGTTTTGCCGTTTGGAGTCACCACATGTTCACCACCGGACTGGGCAAAGTTGCCACCGCTGCCTTCTCACTTCTGACAATGGCGATCGCCGTGCCGACTGGAGTGAAGATATTCAATTGGATTGGAACCCTCTGGGGTGGTCGGATCAAGTTCACCGTCCCGATGGTGCTTTCTCTAGGATTCATCTGGATGTTCATGATGGGTGGTTTCTCCGGAATCATGCACTCTTCCGCCCCTTCGGACGCTCAACAGCAGGACTCCTACTTCGTAGTCGCGCACTTCCACTACGTCCTCATCGGAGGAAGCATCCTTTCCCTGATGGCTGGGGTCTACTTCTGGATGCCGAAGATGACCGGAAAGATGTGGTACGGTAAGTTGGGTTATTGGGTCGCGGGAATTGTAATCGTCGGTCTGAACCTGACCTTCTTCCCGATGCACTTCCTCGGAATGATTGGGATGCCTCGTCGGACCCATACCTATCTCGAGGGGACCGGGTGGGAGCCCATGAATCTGGTCTGCACGATCGGTGCTTTCATTCTCGCAATCGGTATCTTCTTCTTTCTCTACGATATCTTCCGCACCCTGCGGAAAGGTCCACCTGCTGGAGACGACCCTTGGGACGGGCGGACATTGGAATGGACGATCTCCTCACCGCCCCCCGCCTACAACTTTGCCCGCACCCCCATCGTCCATTCACGTGACGCTCTATGGGCGCACAAACATGGGAAGGAGAGTGTGAAGCTGGGATCTGTCGAGCCTTCGCCCGGTGGAATCCATATGCCGAGTAACTCATGGTTTCCTCTGGTCGCTTCGGTTGGATTCCTCATCCTCGGTGTGAGTATGGCGCTGAAACAAGCGGGAGTCCCCTATTGTGGATACATTGCCATCTCCGGCCTTTTGATCACTTTTGTTGGCATCTACCTCTGGGCGCTGGAGGGTCCCGGCGGCTACCACCTCCATCCTGAGGAAAAAGCATGA
- the hflC gene encoding protease modulator HflC → MSAAKGVTGAKGVLILVLVVVLGGVGWTSLYTINEWEQAVITQFGEVVGEPVTEAGLHVKLPWQRVQRFDSRLQRWDGSQTTTITRDRKTVNVDVTARWRINDAKRFLEAIRSINQADTRLNGIIAGAVKDEIAKYDLFEVIRSSNRILEVEETEIGIDLDSEEMAEITVQEVATLGSDLPELPQAPDGAYLAGRPIVLEGILLEARKRLNQIGLGIELEDILIKQLNYTQEIEANVYAQMNAELQKISAGFRSQGKKRAEERLGEMERELARINSEAEQRAQLIRGQAEAEAIRIYADAYNRDPDFYRFLRTLQAYETGLGPNSQILIGSDSPFFELLKDFREQKPSE, encoded by the coding sequence ATGAGTGCTGCAAAAGGAGTCACTGGCGCAAAGGGGGTTCTCATCCTCGTTCTGGTCGTTGTCTTGGGTGGGGTTGGTTGGACGAGCCTGTATACGATTAACGAATGGGAACAGGCGGTCATCACCCAGTTTGGTGAAGTGGTTGGCGAGCCGGTCACCGAGGCGGGTCTTCACGTGAAACTACCGTGGCAGCGGGTACAACGTTTCGACTCCCGACTTCAACGTTGGGACGGCAGCCAGACCACGACAATCACCCGTGACCGGAAGACGGTCAATGTCGACGTCACCGCCCGCTGGCGAATCAACGACGCTAAACGCTTTTTGGAAGCCATCCGCTCGATCAACCAGGCAGATACCAGGCTCAACGGTATTATCGCCGGTGCCGTCAAAGACGAGATCGCGAAGTATGACCTCTTCGAGGTGATCCGCAGCAGCAATCGTATCCTTGAGGTCGAAGAAACGGAAATCGGAATTGATCTGGATTCGGAAGAAATGGCGGAAATCACCGTTCAGGAGGTAGCCACTCTCGGATCCGACCTACCGGAATTGCCTCAGGCACCCGACGGTGCCTATCTCGCAGGCCGCCCGATCGTCCTCGAAGGCATTCTTCTCGAGGCCCGGAAACGATTGAACCAGATCGGTCTCGGAATCGAGCTCGAGGACATCCTGATCAAACAGTTGAACTACACGCAGGAGATCGAAGCCAACGTGTACGCCCAAATGAACGCCGAACTCCAGAAAATCTCTGCCGGGTTCCGCTCACAAGGAAAGAAACGCGCCGAGGAGCGACTCGGTGAGATGGAACGGGAGCTGGCGCGCATCAATAGTGAAGCTGAACAGCGCGCTCAACTCATCCGAGGACAGGCCGAAGCGGAAGCGATTCGCATCTATGCCGACGCCTACAACCGAGATCCAGATTTCTACCGTTTCCTGAGGACCCTGCAGGCCTACGAGACCGGACTCGGACCCAACAGTCAGATCCTGATCGGCTCGGACAGCCCCTTCTTTGAACTTCTCAAGGATTTTAGGGAACAGAAACCCAGCGAGTAA